From a region of the Zingiber officinale cultivar Zhangliang chromosome 4B, Zo_v1.1, whole genome shotgun sequence genome:
- the LOC121977418 gene encoding probable WRKY transcription factor 9 has translation MHIDLSLDTADQDKDEQESRRGQGEDKEEEEAKQKGKGHVSSGRGSAGDDRHSIEDELGILQAEMERMKAENKILKEVIERTFRDYQELQAKLSGFQQQNHQPEQQVCLSLGGDQSSSFPEQKKSSAESKETKRLEDDKELTLSLSLQTYADDDPDQLEAEEAADQEKGKETSTPLSNWPPPPPRYANPEPSQVATQSINPATRKTRVSVRARCQGPTMNDGCQWRKYGQKVAKGNPCPRAYYRCTVAPGCPVRKQVQRCLEDMSILVTTYEGTHNHPLPVGATALASTATSAAANFLLPNDANPSSYLNPYLGHNPTFSSSSMISGFANPIGSFSGAATPGSSGQHQVLPSGVKYPWAMPYLSSNYSSPHFGGGNPWLSSKDERSTPENVAAVAAAAISSFIDKESGGGRKDGESSA, from the exons ATGCATATAGATCTGTCCTTGGACACAGCTGATCAGGATAAAGATGAGCAGGAGTCTCGACGGGGACAAGGAGAAGAtaaagaggaggaggaggcgaaGCAGAAGGGGAAGGGACATGTGAGTTCAGGAAGGGGATCCGCCGGCGACGACCGCCATTCGATCGAGGATGAG TTGGGGATTCTGCAAGCGGAGATGGAACGCATGAAGGCGGAGAACAAGATACTGAAAGAGGTCATCGAGAGGACCTTCAGAGACTATCAAGAGTTGCAGGCGAAGTTGTCGGGATTCCAGCAGCAAAATCATCAACCA GAGCAGCAAGTTTGTCTTTCTCTCGGAGGGGATCAGAGCAGCAGCTTCCCGGAGCAGAAGAAGTCGTCGGCCGAGAGCAAAGAAACCAAGCGACTGGAAGATGACAAGGAGTTGACTTTATCTTTGAGCTTGCAAACCTATGCCGACGACGATCCAGATCAACTAGAGGCCGAAGAAGCTGCTGATCAGGAGAAAGGCAAAGAGACGTCGACGCCATTGAGCAactggccgccgccgccgccgcgatATGCCAATCCGGAGCCGTCCCAAGTTGCGACCCAAAGCATCAACCCGGCCACCAGAAAAACTAGAGTTTCCGTTCGAGCAAGGTGCCAAGGACCTACG ATGAACGACGGCTGTCAATGGAGGAAATACGGCCAGAAGGTCGCGAAGGGCAATCCGTGCCCCAGGGCTTACTACCGATGCACCGTCGCGCCGGGGTGCCCGGTGAGGAAGCAG GTGCAGAGGTGTCTGGAGGACATGTCGATATTGGTGACGACCTACGAAGGGACGCACAACCACCCCTTGCCGGTCGGCGCCACCGCCCTAGCTTCCACCGCCACCTCGGCAGCGGCTAATTTCCTGCTACCCAACGACGCTAATCCATCTTCCTACCTGAACCCTTACTTGGGGCACAACccaactttttcttcttcctccatgATCAGCGGCTTCGCTAATCCGATCGGCAGCTTTTCCGGCGCGGCTACACCGGGATCATCCGGCCAGCATCAAGTTCTTCCTTCCGGTGTAAAGTACCCATGGGCCATGCCCTACCTCTCGAGCAATTACAGTAGTCCTCACTTTGGTGGCGGAAATCCTTGGCTCTCGAGTAAGGATGAGAGGTCCACGCCTGAAAATGTTGCGGCGGTGGCCGCGGCGGCCATTAGCTCATTCATCGACAAGGAGAGCGGTGGAGGGCGCAAGGATGGGGAGAGCAGTGCGTGA